Within the Borrelia hispanica CRI genome, the region TATGTAAAGTAAGATAACTAGGTATTAAATCAAGATTATCACTTATACTGATAATAGAACTATCAACATCTATATTTTCTTTTAAAATTTCATAAATATTAAACTTAGTCAGATCAAAATTAAGTTTTTCTATCTTTTCATAAAAATAACTAGTAGTAGAAGCTTGAGTATCCATATCTATTAACAACACTCGATATTTTTGAGCTAATAATGTTGCAAATATTATACTGGTTGTACTTTTTCCAACACCACCTTTGATTGATGCGATGGTAATCACCTTTGGTTTTTTTTTATCCATCTATGTATAAGACCTCCTTTTGGTAATTTTTTGTTATAAAACATATGCACTTCTTTTTCTAACTTTGCAAGCTTTTCAATCAAAACTTGACAATACTTTGTTTTAAATCGATCTTTTTGAAGTAAACGATATATACCTTTAATATAACAAAAAACACTTCCTTTTCTAAATCTAAACTCTATGTAATAAATTTTTGAAAAAAAAGATGTTTTAATTATTCCATTTTCTTCATATTTTTTTATAATATTTCGTATTGGCTTTCTATATCCATAGAATATTCCTAAAAATTTGTCGTCTCCCTTTATAGAAAATAAATTAAAAGACATGATTTTTTTTTGATTTAACAATCCCCTAAATGAAATAAAAAATCTACCTTTATATCTGTTATCTATTCCGAATGCATAAAAATCATTCATTATCTTTGTATGATATATTCTCTTATTGTCTTCTACTTCTAACCTAATAAATAAATTACTACTACTATTTGCTTTAATCTCAGCCTTTTTTTCTTTAAGGCGTACTAATACATTCTCCATAACAAATTCCTAGTCAACAATCTTTTCATACTCCCCTATTCTTAAATGCTCTTTCCCTTCTACCATCTCTAAAATTTCATAGTAATAATGATTATTAAATACTTGACTATATTTCAAATCACTCTGTTTGTTTAAATAATCTTTCAATATTGGCGCTAAAACTTTAACCTCTACTTTGTTCTTCAACTGATCTATTAGTATACTAAATATATTATTTCTAATCTGCTTGTGGTCTTCTTTTTTCCCCTTTTTCTCACGTTCAACTGTTTTCTTAATCCTCTTTACTATCTGTCCTAAATCGCCGTATTTACTACTCTCTAAAATAAAGTGCGGCTTGTCTTTATACTTTTCATACGCTTTTTTTATCTCTGTTTCTAATTGCTTCTCATTGTATCCTTCTTTTTTTAATACTTCCTTTGTCTCTTCTAATGCCTTTTCTAATTCCTTTTGTTTTTCTTCTAATTTCTTGCTTTTATTTTGTT harbors:
- a CDS encoding DUF226 domain-containing protein, producing MENVLVRLKEKKAEIKANSSSNLFIRLEVEDNKRIYHTKIMNDFYAFGIDNRYKGRFFISFRGLLNQKKIMSFNLFSIKGDDKFLGIFYGYRKPIRNIIKKYEENGIIKTSFFSKIYYIEFRFRKGSVFCYIKGIYRLLQKDRFKTKYCQVLIEKLAKLEKEVHMFYNKKLPKGGLIHRWIKKNQR